One Thiocapsa sp. genomic window carries:
- a CDS encoding AAA family ATPase codes for MTDPSERGLTASNPPAPPFDNTRDTRYFFPSAAHAEALSRLQFLAEDRNMGMGLLTGEIGSGKTMLRSVLHARLSAETHARVSIENSLLGFDDLLLEILSQIQGQRLRATDYPDRYSRLAAFKRLLTEQIASQGRHLVILLDEAQQLDLSCLEALKGLTNIASERQNFLTLILIGQPELRAHLRHLPQVDQRVSLRFHLAAMTADETREYVRHRLAVAGYQGEFPFDPEALDVLFRASRGIPREVNRICKIALEHVLVEGAGHFTGAAITTVVEDLRRHGGLFDAGADPP; via the coding sequence ATGACCGATCCCTCCGAGCGAGGACTGACGGCAAGCAATCCACCCGCGCCGCCCTTCGACAATACCCGCGACACACGCTACTTCTTCCCCTCGGCGGCACATGCGGAGGCCCTGTCGCGCCTGCAGTTTCTCGCCGAGGACCGCAACATGGGCATGGGCCTGCTCACGGGCGAGATCGGCTCGGGCAAGACCATGCTGCGTTCCGTCCTGCATGCGCGGCTCTCTGCCGAGACCCATGCGCGGGTCAGCATCGAGAACAGCCTGCTCGGCTTCGACGATCTCCTGCTGGAGATTCTCAGCCAGATCCAGGGACAGCGCCTGCGTGCGACGGACTATCCCGACCGCTACAGCCGTCTGGCCGCCTTCAAGCGTCTGTTGACCGAGCAGATCGCGAGCCAAGGCCGCCATCTGGTCATTCTCCTGGACGAGGCCCAGCAGCTCGATCTGTCCTGCCTGGAGGCCCTCAAGGGCCTGACCAATATCGCCTCCGAGCGCCAGAATTTCCTGACCCTCATCCTCATCGGCCAGCCGGAGCTGCGCGCTCACCTGCGCCACCTGCCGCAGGTCGACCAACGGGTCAGCCTGCGCTTTCATCTCGCGGCCATGACGGCGGACGAGACGCGAGAGTACGTCCGCCACCGCCTTGCCGTCGCCGGCTATCAGGGCGAATTCCCCTTCGACCCCGAGGCATTGGATGTTCTGTTTCGGGCCAGCCGCGGCATTCCCCGCGAGGTCAACCGGATCTGCAAGATCGCCTTGGAGCATGTTCTGGTCGAGGGGGCTGGCCACTTCACCGGCGCCGCGATCACCACCGTGGTGGAGGATCTTCGCCGACATGGCGGCCTCTTCGACGCCGGGGCTGATCCGCCGTGA
- a CDS encoding PEGA domain-containing protein, with the protein MIRARTIVLAVAVLAGAGQSGGCAAPSLACYPEARPLCEASFGPCEPVPAACAEIPPGASNTRVEIDSAPTPAAIYVDGEYVGQTPLNRYLWFSSLTRAVTVTAEPLYPGQARQEQRLRVPHLPRRVTFFMNNPALANDPQDPNR; encoded by the coding sequence ATGATCCGGGCGCGGACCATTGTCCTGGCGGTCGCGGTGCTCGCCGGCGCCGGTCAATCCGGTGGTTGCGCCGCGCCCTCGTTGGCCTGCTATCCCGAGGCAAGACCCCTCTGCGAGGCGTCGTTTGGTCCCTGCGAGCCCGTCCCGGCCGCCTGCGCCGAGATCCCCCCCGGGGCGTCCAACACACGGGTGGAGATCGACTCTGCACCGACCCCGGCGGCCATCTATGTGGACGGGGAGTATGTGGGTCAGACGCCGCTCAATCGCTATCTCTGGTTTTCGAGCCTCACCCGAGCCGTCACCGTGACCGCCGAGCCACTCTATCCGGGCCAGGCCCGCCAAGAGCAGCGTCTGCGGGTTCCACACCTCCCGAGGCGTGTGACCTTCTTCATGAACAATCCGGCCCTGGCCAACGACCCGCAGGATCCGAATCGCTAG
- a CDS encoding glycosyltransferase family 1 protein produces the protein MKIGISAFATDGGKSGISQYAANVVGRLVAMAPEQTFVAFVNRADAAWVQSWHPRLSVIALPDWTGHPVASIFWHIVILPRMLRRHACDLVFMPAGNRRLAWSYGVPSVGTVHDFSQLHVPQKYDAARMFYIMRILPRMMRRLTRVIAVSQSTRRDLESFARVASERIRVIYNGADLMRFKPCPRAEARAEIPPGLGIPDPYVLYIARLEHPGKNHVRLLEAFATLKRDTDLPHKLVLVGGRWNGAEVIEARVRELGLSDQVVFPGFVPNEAIPALYAAADALVFPSLFEGFGIPVLEAMASGIPVCAAKTSSIPEVVGEAGLLFDPLSVPAIAESLTRLLTDDALRVRLVAAGIERASRFTWDATTRAVLEELEAAAAS, from the coding sequence ATGAAGATCGGAATCTCGGCCTTCGCAACCGATGGCGGCAAGTCCGGCATCAGCCAATATGCCGCCAACGTGGTCGGACGCCTGGTGGCCATGGCGCCGGAACAGACCTTTGTCGCCTTCGTCAACCGGGCGGATGCGGCCTGGGTGCAGAGCTGGCACCCGCGTTTGAGTGTGATCGCGCTGCCGGATTGGACCGGCCATCCGGTGGCGAGCATCTTCTGGCACATCGTGATCCTGCCCCGGATGCTGCGGCGCCACGCCTGCGATCTGGTGTTCATGCCGGCGGGCAATCGGCGGCTCGCCTGGTCCTATGGGGTGCCGAGCGTCGGCACGGTGCACGACTTCTCCCAACTGCATGTCCCGCAAAAATACGACGCGGCGCGGATGTTTTACATCATGCGCATCCTGCCGCGCATGATGCGACGTTTGACCCGGGTCATCGCGGTCAGCCAGTCCACCCGGCGCGACCTGGAATCCTTTGCGCGGGTTGCGTCCGAGCGCATTCGGGTCATCTACAACGGGGCGGATCTCATGCGTTTCAAGCCCTGCCCGCGTGCGGAGGCGCGGGCCGAGATCCCGCCCGGCCTAGGGATTCCGGACCCCTATGTCCTCTATATCGCCCGCTTGGAGCATCCCGGCAAGAACCATGTGCGTCTGCTCGAGGCATTTGCCACGCTCAAGCGCGACACCGATTTGCCGCACAAGCTGGTCCTGGTGGGTGGACGCTGGAATGGTGCCGAAGTGATCGAGGCGCGGGTGCGTGAGCTTGGGCTGAGCGATCAGGTGGTCTTCCCCGGTTTTGTCCCGAACGAGGCCATCCCGGCACTCTATGCCGCGGCGGATGCACTGGTCTTTCCGTCGCTCTTCGAAGGTTTCGGCATCCCGGTGCTGGAGGCCATGGCGAGCGGGATCCCGGTGTGCGCCGCCAAGACCTCGAGCATTCCCGAGGTGGTCGGGGAGGCCGGGCTGCTCTTCGATCCACTGAGCGTGCCCGCCATCGCGGAGAGCCTCACGCGCCTGCTCACGGACGATGCCTTGCGCGTGCGCCTCGTCGCCGCGGGCATCGAGCGGGCATCCCGCTTCACCTGGGACGCGACCACCCGCGCCGTGCTCGAAGAACTGGAGGCCGCAGCCGCCTCATGA
- a CDS encoding glycosyltransferase family 4 protein → MSNPNRPPGTPLRVLHIHERAGFHGGVEQILWDTARGLAARGWPQGLLHADPRPGDDYLSAFEQTGTQDDMIGAFAPDVLFLHKVEDPVRVADLARRYPAVRMVHDHDLVCPRRHKYLPFSGRICDRPAGLACYLNLCWLQRAAPGAVVPIALKGTGAVKAAIRAHREVRCLMVGSRWMERELVMNGLDARRVAIVPPIPAALAEARPVPPSREREILFVGQVIRGKGVDLLLKALAGVPGDWHATVVGIGNHLDACRALAVELGIAERVTFAGWVPHQALEPYYARAAVCVVPSRWPEPFGMVGIEAMARARPVVAFGVGGIPDWLVDGVTGILAPEANTHALGAGIASLLADPDRAAAFGQAALARVRRDFQPDGYLDRLMQLLESAA, encoded by the coding sequence ATGTCCAACCCGAATCGTCCTCCCGGTACGCCTTTGCGTGTTCTGCACATCCATGAGCGGGCCGGCTTTCATGGCGGGGTCGAGCAGATCCTTTGGGATACCGCGCGCGGACTCGCGGCCCGCGGCTGGCCGCAGGGGCTGTTGCACGCGGATCCCCGGCCCGGGGACGATTACCTGTCGGCCTTCGAGCAGACCGGGACGCAGGATGACATGATCGGCGCCTTCGCCCCGGATGTCCTCTTTCTGCACAAGGTCGAGGATCCGGTGCGGGTCGCGGACCTGGCCCGTCGTTATCCTGCGGTGCGCATGGTCCACGACCACGATCTGGTCTGTCCGCGCCGGCACAAGTATCTCCCCTTCAGCGGCCGGATCTGCGACCGCCCGGCGGGCCTCGCCTGCTATTTGAATCTGTGCTGGCTGCAGCGCGCCGCGCCGGGGGCCGTCGTGCCGATTGCCCTGAAGGGAACGGGCGCGGTCAAGGCGGCCATTCGCGCCCACCGCGAGGTACGCTGTCTCATGGTGGGCAGCCGCTGGATGGAGCGTGAGCTGGTCATGAATGGGCTGGATGCTCGGCGCGTCGCCATCGTGCCGCCGATCCCCGCGGCCCTCGCCGAGGCCCGGCCGGTGCCGCCGTCCCGGGAGCGGGAGATCCTCTTTGTCGGTCAGGTCATTCGCGGCAAGGGGGTGGACCTCTTGCTCAAGGCGTTGGCGGGGGTTCCCGGGGACTGGCACGCCACGGTCGTGGGTATCGGCAACCATCTCGACGCCTGCCGCGCCCTGGCCGTGGAGCTGGGGATCGCCGAGCGGGTGACCTTCGCGGGCTGGGTTCCGCATCAGGCGCTGGAACCCTACTACGCCCGTGCCGCCGTGTGCGTCGTCCCCTCGCGCTGGCCCGAGCCCTTCGGCATGGTCGGCATCGAGGCAATGGCGCGTGCACGTCCGGTCGTCGCCTTCGGCGTCGGGGGCATCCCGGATTGGCTCGTCGACGGGGTGACCGGCATCCTGGCTCCGGAGGCGAATACCCACGCCCTGGGGGCCGGCATCGCTAGCCTGCTGGCCGATCCCGACCGGGCCGCGGCGTTTGGACAGGCCGCACTGGCGCGGGTGCGCAGGGACTTCCAGCCCGACGGTTATCTGGACCGCTTGATGCAACTCCTGGAGAGCGCGGCATGA
- a CDS encoding glycosyltransferase family 4 protein, with protein sequence MKIIQIPRRFVLSEWGGTETTILQTSRALQQAGHTSAIFTSLALSDQRRESIAGVAVRRFPYSYPFLGLTAEDRRDMDKKGGNLLSLSLLLGLLREPGVDILHAHTGKRVGGVVRTVARRRGIPYVVTLHGGFFEVPKGEMDQMLAPIRNRPEWGRVFGALLGARRVLEDAAAVVCVGGDEYAAAKARLPGQRVELVPNGVDCDAFAQGDAVGFRAAHGIAADRRIILCVSRIDYQKNQIGLVEALAALAARIPEAHLVLIGPVTVAAYRDRLMARVEDLGLNERVTLIPGLRPDDPMLPAAYHAAEVFCLPSLHEPFGIVILEAWAAGRPVVAARVGGIPSFTRDGEDVLHAKADDVPDLVARLIQVMSDPGLAARIAAAGQAKARRDYAWSSIAARLLDLYRELPRGRRKRLT encoded by the coding sequence ATGAAGATCATCCAGATCCCCAGGCGTTTCGTGCTGTCGGAGTGGGGCGGCACCGAGACCACCATCCTCCAGACCAGCCGGGCGCTGCAGCAGGCCGGGCACACGTCCGCCATCTTCACCAGCTTGGCCCTGTCGGACCAACGCCGCGAGAGCATCGCGGGGGTGGCGGTGCGGCGCTTTCCCTACAGCTATCCTTTCCTCGGCCTGACCGCCGAGGATCGCCGCGACATGGACAAGAAGGGCGGCAATCTGCTGTCGCTGTCCCTGTTGCTCGGCCTGCTGCGCGAGCCCGGCGTGGATATCCTGCACGCCCACACCGGCAAGCGCGTCGGGGGCGTGGTGCGCACCGTCGCCCGACGGCGCGGCATCCCCTATGTGGTGACCCTGCACGGCGGGTTCTTCGAGGTGCCCAAGGGCGAGATGGACCAGATGCTGGCGCCTATCCGGAACCGTCCGGAGTGGGGGCGTGTTTTCGGCGCCCTGCTCGGTGCGCGGCGGGTGCTCGAGGATGCGGCGGCGGTGGTCTGCGTCGGCGGCGACGAGTACGCCGCGGCCAAAGCCAGGCTTCCCGGTCAGCGGGTGGAGCTGGTTCCCAACGGGGTGGACTGCGATGCCTTTGCGCAGGGCGACGCCGTCGGTTTTCGCGCCGCCCATGGCATCGCCGCGGACCGGCGCATCATCCTCTGTGTCAGCCGGATCGACTACCAGAAGAACCAGATCGGTCTGGTGGAGGCACTGGCAGCCCTTGCCGCGCGCATCCCCGAGGCGCACCTGGTGCTGATCGGCCCCGTCACCGTGGCCGCCTACCGCGACCGCCTGATGGCCCGTGTCGAGGATCTGGGCCTGAACGAGCGGGTGACCCTGATCCCCGGTCTGCGCCCCGACGACCCCATGCTTCCCGCCGCCTACCATGCCGCCGAGGTCTTCTGCCTGCCGTCTCTGCACGAGCCCTTCGGGATCGTGATCCTGGAGGCATGGGCCGCCGGCCGTCCGGTGGTCGCCGCGCGGGTCGGCGGTATCCCGTCCTTCACGCGCGACGGCGAGGATGTCCTCCACGCCAAAGCCGACGATGTCCCTGATTTAGTCGCGCGCCTGATCCAAGTCATGAGCGATCCGGGGCTGGCCGCGCGCATCGCCGCGGCGGGCCAAGCCAAGGCCCGCCGCGACTACGCCTGGTCAAGTATCGCCGCGCGTCTTCTCGATCTCTACCGCGAGCTGCCGCGCGGGAGGCGGAAACGGCTGACCTGA
- a CDS encoding DapH/DapD/GlmU-related protein, with translation MPSSIVRRIREGVRLGGYRLRLGALGHGCHIDAGVSLQYPGRIRLGDAVGIGRHVTLRANTEANPGIALGAGVSINDAVVINANRGFVTLGERSWLGPFCLVYGNGGVTIGRNVLIAGHSSINTVSHAVARCDIPINDQPVLTGPVVIEDDVWIGLNVVVLQGVTLGRGSIIGAGAVVTRSIPPWSIAMGVPARVVSRRKGAPDPESTPDPETAEKTR, from the coding sequence ATGCCCTCGAGCATCGTTCGCCGAATTCGCGAGGGCGTGCGCCTCGGTGGTTATCGACTCCGTCTCGGCGCGCTCGGGCACGGCTGTCATATCGACGCCGGGGTCAGTCTCCAATACCCCGGGCGCATCCGTCTCGGCGACGCGGTGGGTATCGGCCGTCACGTCACTCTGCGCGCCAACACCGAGGCCAACCCCGGGATTGCGCTTGGCGCAGGCGTGTCCATCAACGATGCCGTGGTCATCAACGCCAATCGAGGCTTTGTCACCTTGGGCGAGCGCTCCTGGCTGGGCCCGTTCTGCCTGGTCTACGGCAACGGCGGCGTGACCATCGGCCGCAATGTCCTGATCGCCGGTCACAGCAGCATCAACACCGTCTCGCACGCCGTCGCGCGATGCGATATCCCGATCAACGATCAACCGGTCCTGACCGGCCCGGTGGTGATCGAGGACGATGTCTGGATCGGTCTGAATGTCGTCGTCCTGCAAGGGGTGACCCTGGGGCGGGGTTCGATCATCGGGGCCGGCGCCGTGGTGACCCGCTCGATTCCGCCCTGGTCCATCGCCATGGGGGTGCCGGCTCGGGTCGTGAGTCGGCGTAAGGGCGCACCCGATCCCGAATCAACTCCCGATCCGGAGACCGCCGAGAAGACACGATGA
- a CDS encoding oligosaccharide flippase family protein has translation MRWILNIASNYLRVIVGIAVMFFLIPFTVEHLGLELFGLWSLIFAVVGLFGLLDLGFATAAIKYVAELTASGDHAGRNQVLSTLLVVYSVLGLVCVALVAIIAGPAAGWFDLSPDKAEAFTLALWLLGSVVAINFPASLIKAILIGSGRMHLVNAIELVTTLVNAALVVILLKAGLGLMGMAIATAVTMLLGPAVMLPLAVHLTPGLAVSPRLFTRSRVRELLGFSVYFFIANVAVLIILRLDPVVINAFLPLTAVAVYAVGAKIAEYTYLLNKQFSNALMPLVSQSKGAGDTATVRRVLADGTRFLLAIAVPFIALLLFYSEPLVILWMGDAFAEAVPVLRILLLAMLFASVQFNAANVLGMTGHHRFVAFAMGGSALLNLILSIILIQFFGLIGVALGTLIAIVLMEFALVVSRACRDQGLSVAGFAGKAIWPSLPPLVPALGTAWLLMQWQPVSGFVWIFLEGSVSALVYYAIFYWSGLAAPERALIAGKLRRIRDRGRPTQPPSSQQPT, from the coding sequence ATGCGTTGGATCCTCAACATCGCCAGCAACTACCTGCGCGTTATCGTGGGGATTGCGGTGATGTTCTTTCTCATCCCCTTCACGGTCGAGCATCTCGGGCTGGAACTGTTCGGGCTCTGGTCGCTGATCTTCGCCGTCGTCGGGCTCTTCGGCCTGCTGGACCTGGGTTTTGCGACGGCAGCCATAAAGTATGTTGCCGAGCTGACGGCGAGCGGCGACCACGCCGGCCGCAATCAGGTGCTGTCCACACTGCTGGTGGTCTACTCCGTGCTTGGCCTGGTGTGCGTCGCCTTGGTGGCCATCATCGCCGGCCCGGCTGCGGGCTGGTTCGATCTAAGCCCGGACAAGGCGGAGGCCTTCACCCTGGCGCTCTGGCTGCTGGGGAGCGTGGTGGCCATCAACTTCCCGGCCAGTCTGATCAAGGCGATCCTGATCGGCAGCGGACGGATGCACCTGGTCAATGCCATCGAGCTGGTGACGACCCTGGTCAACGCCGCCTTGGTGGTGATCCTGCTGAAGGCGGGCCTCGGCCTGATGGGAATGGCCATCGCCACGGCCGTGACCATGCTCTTGGGGCCGGCGGTCATGCTGCCGTTGGCCGTTCACCTAACCCCGGGCCTCGCGGTCTCCCCCAGGCTGTTCACGCGCTCGCGGGTGCGCGAGCTGCTCGGCTTCTCGGTCTATTTCTTCATCGCCAACGTGGCGGTTCTCATCATCCTGCGTCTCGATCCGGTGGTCATCAACGCCTTTCTGCCGCTCACCGCCGTGGCCGTCTATGCCGTGGGGGCGAAGATCGCCGAGTATACCTATCTACTGAATAAGCAGTTCTCCAACGCCCTGATGCCCTTGGTCTCCCAGTCCAAGGGCGCAGGGGACACGGCGACGGTGCGCCGGGTGCTGGCGGATGGAACCCGCTTCCTGCTGGCCATCGCGGTCCCGTTCATTGCTCTGCTGCTGTTCTATTCCGAGCCGTTGGTGATCCTCTGGATGGGGGATGCGTTCGCCGAGGCGGTCCCCGTCCTGCGTATCCTGCTCTTGGCGATGCTGTTTGCCAGCGTGCAGTTCAACGCCGCCAATGTGCTGGGCATGACCGGCCATCATCGCTTCGTGGCCTTTGCGATGGGCGGTTCCGCCCTGCTTAACCTCATCCTGTCGATCATCCTCATCCAGTTTTTCGGGTTGATCGGTGTCGCACTGGGAACCCTGATCGCCATCGTCCTGATGGAGTTCGCGCTGGTGGTATCGCGCGCCTGTCGTGACCAGGGGTTGTCCGTAGCGGGCTTCGCGGGCAAGGCAATCTGGCCGAGCCTCCCCCCCTTGGTGCCGGCCCTGGGGACGGCATGGCTGCTGATGCAATGGCAACCGGTCAGCGGATTCGTCTGGATCTTTCTGGAAGGGTCGGTCAGTGCCCTGGTGTATTACGCGATCTTCTATTGGAGCGGTCTCGCCGCCCCGGAGCGCGCACTGATCGCGGGCAAGCTGCGCCGGATCCGCGATCGCGGGCGGCCGACGCAGCCGCCTTCATCTCAGCAGCCCACCTGA
- a CDS encoding glycosyltransferase — MEDPSDRTGSAGFEPGVAIVMRSYNDRAVIGGTLLAIQRQTYRNFALWNFDSTSTDGTFEIIQSFSDPARIRRNSSASYNPGRVLNEAVRTVGGDVLVFINSDATPEREDWLARLIAPLADPEVGAVYGRQTARPDCRALFEKDTERAFGDGREAATWVHFFSMANCAVRREVLERFPFETRIQYSEDIEWSYRLRKAGLRIRYVPDAPATHSHNYTLRQSFKRQFGEGKAEAWIFREGEIKTSFMRYCLLPFGMEVIRDLRWAVTRGSLDALLHTIPLRAVQKWGRWRGLLEGQSIDVAH; from the coding sequence ATGGAAGATCCAAGTGATCGAACAGGTTCGGCCGGCTTCGAGCCCGGAGTCGCCATCGTCATGCGCTCGTACAACGACCGGGCTGTCATCGGCGGGACACTGCTGGCGATCCAGCGCCAGACCTATCGCAACTTCGCGCTCTGGAACTTCGACTCGACCTCGACCGACGGCACCTTCGAGATCATCCAGTCGTTCAGCGACCCCGCGCGCATCCGCCGGAACAGCTCCGCCTCCTATAACCCGGGCAGGGTGCTGAACGAGGCGGTACGCACGGTCGGGGGCGATGTCCTGGTCTTCATCAACTCCGATGCCACTCCGGAACGCGAGGATTGGCTGGCGCGCCTGATTGCCCCGCTCGCCGACCCCGAGGTCGGCGCTGTCTACGGTCGGCAAACCGCGCGACCGGACTGCCGCGCACTCTTCGAGAAGGATACCGAACGCGCCTTCGGGGACGGTCGGGAGGCGGCCACTTGGGTCCATTTCTTCTCGATGGCCAATTGTGCGGTTCGCCGCGAGGTTCTCGAGCGCTTTCCGTTCGAGACCCGTATCCAGTATTCGGAAGACATCGAATGGTCCTACCGTTTACGCAAGGCCGGCCTGCGGATTCGCTACGTGCCCGATGCACCGGCGACCCACTCGCATAATTACACGTTGCGCCAATCCTTCAAGCGCCAATTCGGCGAGGGCAAGGCGGAGGCCTGGATCTTTCGCGAAGGCGAGATCAAGACCTCGTTCATGCGCTATTGCCTGCTGCCCTTCGGTATGGAGGTGATCCGGGATCTGCGTTGGGCCGTCACGCGGGGCTCGCTGGATGCGCTCCTGCATACGATTCCTCTGCGCGCCGTCCAGAAATGGGGGCGGTGGCGCGGGCTTTTGGAAGGACAGAGCATCGATGTCGCGCATTGA
- the udk gene encoding uridine kinase, protein MMDLEIRHGDELKRTEPCLIGIAGGSGSGKTTFARLLHEKLGDEHCAILYQDAYYRDQSLAFARDDGQVNFDHPDAVDFDLLTRHLARVKAGQAIPVPVYDYVTHCRLDRTETLQARPWIIVEGILVLSDPVLREHLDVTVFIETPEAVRLARRRVRDARERGRDAASVERQFHAQVKPMHDAYVEPSRCYADRVYSGEGALDAPVRDLMAWLGLAG, encoded by the coding sequence ATGATGGATCTTGAGATTCGGCACGGCGATGAGTTGAAGAGGACCGAGCCGTGCTTGATCGGCATTGCCGGCGGGAGCGGCTCTGGGAAAACGACATTTGCGCGCTTGTTGCATGAGAAACTCGGCGATGAACATTGCGCCATCCTGTATCAAGACGCCTATTACCGTGATCAGAGCCTTGCTTTCGCGCGCGACGATGGACAGGTCAATTTCGATCACCCGGATGCGGTTGATTTTGATCTGCTCACGCGTCATCTCGCGCGAGTCAAGGCCGGGCAGGCCATCCCGGTGCCCGTTTACGACTATGTGACGCATTGCCGCCTCGACAGAACCGAGACGCTTCAGGCGCGCCCCTGGATCATCGTCGAAGGCATCCTGGTGCTGTCCGATCCGGTACTGCGCGAGCATCTCGATGTCACGGTGTTCATCGAGACACCCGAAGCGGTTCGGCTCGCGCGGCGTCGGGTGCGCGATGCCCGGGAGCGTGGCCGGGACGCGGCGAGCGTGGAGCGGCAGTTTCACGCGCAGGTCAAACCCATGCATGACGCGTATGTCGAGCCTTCCAGGTGCTATGCTGACAGGGTTTATTCGGGCGAGGGTGCCTTGGACGCGCCGGTGCGTGATCTCATGGCCTGGCTTGGGTTGGCCGGTTGA
- a CDS encoding pilin, translated as MPTVIQLGSNSMNNRRLGFSPGFTLLELMITVAVIGLLAAVAVPAYRDFSIRSKVSEALSMGSAAKSAVIDTSSRNGLGAVTAAAMADTLSSNPSPFVAEIAIEDGGRIVMKTRNTGAEPSPELWLVPSQAGGAITWECRVADAAHVRYVPPICRNSSDPALTTLTPGWPGYRENLVIITPTPSGGFQVSPSTGANGGLTTGEPALITNMQPTNTGVFYLEDVTFSGGGGWAIAVQGNGENNTFSGYTIQFEPSFCNGSPCVIMREWENGKEKGSTNRTPLPYDFDFNNPGDLSVNLDGQNVTLTDGNGRTLFETDNLEGNDGYFGMRSWNGGIVNVGGSTVTIP; from the coding sequence ATGCCCACCGTGATTCAACTTGGATCAAATTCAATGAACAATCGAAGGCTTGGATTCTCCCCTGGGTTCACCCTCCTCGAACTGATGATCACGGTCGCCGTGATTGGTCTGCTGGCGGCAGTTGCGGTCCCGGCTTATCGGGATTTCAGCATCCGCTCCAAGGTCAGCGAGGCATTGAGCATGGGCTCCGCTGCCAAGAGCGCGGTCATCGATACCTCCTCGAGGAACGGTCTCGGGGCGGTGACTGCGGCGGCCATGGCCGATACCCTTTCGTCCAACCCTAGTCCATTCGTGGCGGAGATCGCCATTGAGGACGGCGGGCGAATCGTTATGAAGACACGTAATACCGGTGCCGAGCCGAGTCCCGAGCTGTGGCTCGTCCCGAGTCAGGCCGGTGGGGCGATTACTTGGGAGTGCCGAGTTGCCGATGCGGCTCATGTGCGTTATGTACCGCCGATCTGTCGGAATTCAAGCGATCCCGCGTTGACGACCTTGACACCTGGATGGCCGGGCTACCGCGAGAATCTCGTGATAATAACTCCGACACCGAGTGGAGGTTTCCAGGTATCTCCCTCTACAGGCGCGAATGGCGGGCTGACGACCGGTGAGCCTGCGTTGATCACAAACATGCAGCCGACAAACACCGGCGTCTTTTATTTAGAGGATGTGACGTTCTCGGGCGGCGGAGGATGGGCGATCGCCGTGCAGGGTAATGGTGAAAATAACACCTTTTCGGGATACACGATTCAGTTCGAGCCTTCGTTCTGCAACGGAAGTCCCTGCGTCATTATGCGTGAGTGGGAGAACGGCAAGGAGAAAGGGTCAACCAATAGAACACCGCTGCCCTATGATTTCGATTTCAACAATCCAGGCGACCTGTCGGTTAATCTGGACGGGCAGAATGTCACTCTAACGGATGGGAATGGGCGAACCCTTTTCGAAACAGACAACCTGGAAGGCAATGACGGTTATTTCGGGATGCGATCTTGGAATGGCGGGATCGTGAATGTCGGAGGGTCCACGGTAACGATTCCATAA